tcttcttcaggTTTAGCTGCTACTACTATATATGGGAATCTCCCCTTCTTGATTAATTTTTCTTTCGTCGCACCTAATGGTGAGAAATTTGCCTACATTTTCATAGTCCGTATGATACATATAATGCATGATGTAGTTTTTGGCTTAATTTGAAGTTGCATATTTTAACTAGTGCATTTTTTAAGCTTCACTTCAGATAATGGGATTCAGTTTAGAAAATCAGTTTGGTTAACTAGCAGCCCGTGCAAGCTTTGGGGAGAGAAATTTGGAGGACGTTGTTGGGTGATGAgacggacacatgtccacttgCTTTCCCAAACGGACAAAAATAGGACATTTAGGAGCAAAATTTGGGATTTTTTTGGCAAACAGAGGGCAGCCCCCTCCGGTTTCATTAAAGGAAACCATGTGTCTGTTAATACAACTTAAATAGATCGCATCGAGCAACAAACCCAGAAACAAAAGCACCGAGTTAGTCTCGACCTCTTTCGTTTTGTAAAACTAGGCAGCGGCAACAACTATTACCCTCCACACACACTCAACACCTGACACCAGCTTGGGGAATTCAGGACGAAGTTCATGATCTCACGTACAGAAACCTCCACACAGACTCTGAAGCCTCAAGATGTCAGTGGAAGAGTAACTGACACTTCAACCGTGCTTTGCCTTAGTCAAAATCAACTCTGCAGAAGTTCCATGGATGTCCCATTGAAGATGTTCTAACCAAACTAAAATGAGTTGCCATGTTGCTTTGGTGTCCAATCGGACATGTAGTACGTTGCTCTCCTAGCAAGCTGTTGTTGTTTGCTCTTTGATGTAAGTTAAACATAGGTCTATGCACGATGGTCCGTCAGTTCAGCGTGACATGGCAAACTCTAGTTGCCTCTTTATAAAAGTCAGAACAGGTGCCACGGCACTTTTGGCCGCCCTGGTGGTCACAATGAGGCTTTTCTGTACGCCTGTACACGACGCTTGGACGAAAAGGAACGGACGGAGGAAACAGCCACCAAGTCAATGAGTCAATACCCACTAATCCCCTCCTTAAAGCAAAAACTGGAGCCAAACTACTCTGCAGAAAACAATTGCATACACCGATCGTCATGCACATCGATTGACGAAGCACCAACTCCACATCCCAAGTTCGGAACCAACCTTGCATTCCAACAACTCAAACCCTTGGCTAGATCGATCGAAACAGACAGGTTGGTCTCAGCCAAAGCTTagccgccatggccatggcatcCCCAAACAACAAAGCGCTGGAGCGGTACAAGAGCGCCGTGACGGCGGCCGCGTCCGTCATGGGTGCGGCCATGCTGCTGCGCCGGGTTGTCGCCGACTTCCTCCCGGCGGGCACGTCCCTCggcgcgctgctcctcctgccccccgcctccgcccggCGCCACGCCGTGCTCATCGAGGAATTCGACGGCGCCCTATACAACCGCGTCTTCCTGGCGGCCAAGGCGTACGTCTCCACGCTCCTGgccgcggcgccgtcgtccGTGCCGCTGATGAAGGCCAGCCTGCCGCGCGGGTCCGGCGCGGACCAGCGCGTCCTGCTCGCCCTCCGCCCCGGCACGGCCGTCGTCGACGTCTTCGGCGGGGCCAAGCTCACGTGGCGCCTCAGCAGGCAGCAGGGCAGGCGCGGGGAGGACGGCGGCACGCGCGAGGCGTTCAAGCTCAGCTTCGACGCGCAGCACAAGGACATGGTGCTCGGCGCGTACCTGCCGGCCGTCATGGCGCGCGTCGAGGCCATGTCGCAGGGGCAGAGGCAGCCCAGGCTCTACAGCAACGAGTGGGGCAAGTGGCGCGCCGTGAGGCTCCGCAACGCCTCCACGCTGGCCACGGTGGCCATGGACGCCGAGCTGCGGCAGGCCGTGGTGGAGGACCTGGACAGGTTCTTGACGCGGAAGGAGTACTACCGGCAGACGGGGAGGGCGTGGAAGAGGGGGTACCTCATCCACGGGCCGCCCGGCACCGGCAAGTCCAGCCTGGTCGCCGCGATCTCCAACCACCTCCATTTCGACGTGTATGACCTGGATGTCGGTGGCGTCAGGAACAACACCGAGCTGAGGAAACTGCTGATTCGGATGAAGAACAGGTCCATATTGCTGGTGGAGGATGTCGACTGCGCTCTGGCGACGGCGCCGCGGAGAGAAGGGGATGGAGGCTCCGATGGGAGCAGCCTGGCCCCGGCTGCGTCCAAGAATCACAAGGTTAGTTATTACTACTAATCCAACGCATACTGCAAGTTAATTACAACAGTTTAGTCGACATGCGAAACAGTAAAGCGTCTCATTTTGAGCACAATCTTTTTGGATTGCTTCTTGAAGAAGGTAAGCTTTCCATGAGCATGAAGGTAATAAAGTCATGCAAGTGATGCAAGTGCCAACAATCATCATAAGACACTTCATAAAGAAACGTTCTGTACCGAAGCTTTTATAAAATCTGGCAAGTGCGCACATGCAGTGCGTTGTGCATACGCATGTGCTTGCAGATCAGAACATTGCGCGATCATTTTTCTTAGGAGAACATTGCACAATCAGACTACTTCGTGGAGTATAAAACTATTTGCTTTAGTCCTTCGGAGTACAATTTTTACAGCATCTAAGCAGGTCACGGTCTCGCATCCCTCGCTCAACACTAGGCACCGTCAAAACTCTGTACCTTAACTACTGTACTGTTGTTTGTCCAACAATAGCAGTTACCACTTCATTGCTTTTTTGGACCGTAAAGCTGGGCACGACTCATGCTTCTTTAATTTAACTGACCAGATGCGATGCTTAGCTTGTCATCGTCAGTTCATTCAGCTGTCGCTCACCGTAAACATGCGCGCGATGCCGATGCAGGTCACTCTGTCGGGACTGCTCAACATGGTGGACGGCCTGTGGTCCAGCAGCGGGCACGAGCGGATCCTCGTCTTCACCACGAACCACAAGGACCGGCTGGACCCGGCGCTGCTCCGTCCGGGCCGGATGGACATGCACATCCACATGGGCTACTGCGGCTTCGTCGCCTTCAGGGAGCTCGCGGCCAACTACCACGGCGTTGACGACCACCACCCGCTCTTCCCGGAGATCGAGGCGCTGCTGCgtgaggtggaggtggcgccggccgAGGTCGCGGAGAGGCTGCTCATGaccgacgccgccgacgccgccgtggagATGGTCGCGAAGCTGCTGAGGGACAGGAAGGCCGGCaccggggaagaagacggcgccggcgggtacGTCAAGCAGAAGCTCCACGTAGGGGGGCCTCGGCGCCCGCGTCGCTtggccccggcgccggcgccccgtCGAGGCGGCGTGGGTGCTGCCAGTGCCAGGCGGCCCGTGCTTGGCGAGGAAATGGGCGGTTCCTCGCGACGAGGACAGGGGCGTGGATCAGGGACAGGGCGGCATGGACGAGGACGGGGGCGGCGGTAGACAAAAGATTCAAAACGTACTCCACTACCGAACTTGACCAACTCTGCCACGGTAATTCGAAAATTGTAAACCATGGATGTTGCGGAGTATGGAAAATACTACTAGTAGCAAGTAAATAAAAGGACATGCTGGGTTGGCCGGCCCTCGGAACACGCCCTGGTGTATCGGCCGGCGAGGAGTACGACAGCTGCGAGCCAGCCGTGTTGTGTCACTTCCCAAAATCACTTCGGTTGTAACGCGTGGCGCTGTCACACGTATCACGGCCCCacgttgccggacgcggacggCAACGGCGGTTCTCCGCCGCAGCCCAGAGCCAGCTACTCCGCGCGGGGGGCTGTCTCCGTGGACCGCAGAACAAAGGAGCCAGCTCTAGAAGAACCTGCAAAGATTCCCCTGCGCCACAAATCATACGCAGTTTTTGGCACCACCCTTGTTGCGCGGTGCGGCCCTACCACGCGGCGCCCAACTCACCAACCATTTTAGCCCATGCACGGACTCTTGCATCGGCGAGAGCCATTAGGTACACTCTTTCGAGTTTATTAGActtatcattttattttcgaaaaacaaaagagattCTGAGGTGTGATTTCTTGTGCTGCTGAAACACTGGAGAGAATTGCGTGATTGGCTCACCGCAGCCTTGCGTGTATCACTGAGCTGAGCACACATCTTTTCGGAAGCGATGTATACTCTGCGCTGTGAGCACAACGCACGATGAGGGTAAAACTTGCAAGCCTCATGTGAGTATGTGAcgcttttttttattataatTGAAGTCTCATGTGAAGAACAAATCACCATCCGGTTAGTCGTATCCAACTTTACCCTCGAAGCAACAACGATCCGACAAGGCTTTTTCAAAACGAGACGCAAAACACCGAAAGCGCCTGTCCAACCCAAATCCGCACAAGCCCGGCGCCGGAACCCGGAAGGATGCCGAAGCAAGGAGGCAACCGAGGATTTTGGCCATGCTGCGCTCGCCGCCCCCACGCGTCCCTCGTCGCAACGCACTcgcactcctcctccttctcctcctatTTAGCCAGCGCCTCGCgcctcccttcctcttccctccTTCTGCCCGCTCCATCCCACGGCACACAGACCAATTCGAAtctccccaccaccaccacccctcGACGAACCGTCCCGAGTCTTCGCCACTCAATGCAGCCTCCttcctccggcggcgacgcgcgcgaggcggacgcgctcctcgcgcggAGCGACTccgcgggccgccgccgccgcgcgtcgCCTGTGCAGTCCGCGTCCCCGGCGCCCCAAGGCTGGGGTGGCCCCAGGAGGCAGTCGTCGTTCCGCGATGACGTTGGCCACGCCGCCTCCGAGACGTACCTCGTGACGCGCCTCACCTTCACCCTACTCCAGTACCTCGGGTAATTCGGAATTCCTTGCCAGTAGCTCTTCCGCCCTGTTTCCAAACCTCCATGAGAAATTGAGGATGAGGTAGTGATTCAACCAGTCGAGGGCGGATGCTGCGATGTAAAACGTGCGGTGTCGACGGTTTTGATGCTGCAGGGACCGAGAACCTATGTTTTTCCTTATGGTTGGTATTCGACTATTCGTTGAGATGGTTGAGTTGCAAAGGCGAAGCCACACCAGGGGCTGTTTGATGATGCGATTCCGTGAGATGTACTACAATTAAGTTTTGGGACCACACGAATGTTTAGCATTTTTTTCGTGTTTCCCTGCCGTGCTGGCTTCGTTTTTGTTGTCTAAAACATCATTTGTTAAGCAAAAATAGAATAAAATTAAGACACCATTTTTAGTTTATTCGAAACTGCCATATTGATCATGATTTATTGATGGCTTAACCAAACATTAAAAACAAAAGATGGAGCGAGGAGGCAATCATGAGGCACGATTGCCTTTAAATGCCTTGTGAATTTTGTTGATATAATAATGCTATTTTCTTGCCACAGAACCATGTTTGACATCTTGGCTAGAACAATATAGCTATTACTGACCAGACAATGCACCTAGCGCAGTTAAAATCGTTTGCACGAGATACAGTCTGGGAATGTCTCGCAGTTACTCTTACTGAAACATAAATAGGCTTTTAATATACCCACGATTGCAGCCAACCAAGGTATTGTTTGGTTGAAGGAATAGTGTGGAATATAATGGAATGGTTCTAGATTTGAGGATGATCCCTATGTTTGTTTGGTTGAGAGGATATAGCTTCAAATATTGAAAAGTAAACGGAATATGTTAATGTATTGCTTGAAGTATGGCAGTCAGAAGCTATGCGGATTCTCACAATCACTGTTGTTCAAATTTCAGAACTTTATTTATCTTGATAGGTTAAGAGTCATTGACAATTTTCACCCTTTTTGCCAGAATGTGACGATGAATAGAACTATTGTTGATATTTTCATATctcttctaatttttgttgttaTTCAGGTTAGGTTACCGATGGATGACACAACTTCTTGCCCTTGCAGTATATGCGATTTTACTTATGCCAGGTTTTTTGCAAGGTATATTGCAGCCTACCTGTTACCACTTTAATGGGTTGTGCTGTTACCTATTTTTGCACAACAGAGTATGTGGGTGAATAATTCCTTTCCATTACTGATTCTCGTGAGGTCTTCTCGAATTAAATCTACACTGTTGACTCGTTTCATTAGAGTATCATATCATCAGTACCCTATGGCATTCTGAAAGCAATATTTCCTCATTGCAGTTGGATATTATTATTTCTTTTCAAGTCAGGTTCGTAGAAGTATAGTTTATGGAGAACAACCAAGAAATAGGTAACATCAACCAactcccccctcccctccccaccTACCCACCCACAAGATATTCCTATGTTTGTTTGAGTTTGATGACAATTACGCTGTGCAGGTTGGATTTGTATATACCCAAAGATAACACTAGACCCTGTCCAGTGATGGCCTTTGTAACCGGTGGGGCTTGGATTATTGGGTGAGTGTTCATAGCTTTGCAACAAGGTATTGCAGTAATCCATTGCTGTGACTTCCTTTGTTCACAACCTTGCTCAAAATTTTCAGTTACAAAGCATGGGGTGCCCTTCTTGGCAGGCGGTTGGCTGAGAGAGGAATCATAGTTGCTTGCATTGATTACAGGTGCCAATGATTATCACAATTATCATTATTTTCactctttattttcttgacaGTGTATTCACTCATTTTCAGAAATTTTCCCCAAGGAACAATAAGCGACATGGTTGCTGATGCTTCTCAGGGAATTTCATTTGTGTGTAACAACATCGCTAGTTATGGAGGTGATCCTAATCAGTAAGATGACAACCATTTCATTTCTGCAAAGGTTACTTTGGAAGGGTCGTACTTTTCTCTTAGGTGAAGTTTGGGTGCCAATTCATGGCATTTTCTTAAGAAGATGTGTGATTTAGTTAACCCGTGATTGTCGCCTAGATTTGACACGAATTGTTGATGAGTCACTCGGGACAGTTGACATTGGCTTTTAATTGCGTGATTGTCACTGAACACTTTAATTGCGTGATTGTCACTGAACACTTCTTAGAACATAGGCCCCTTGTACTAGCTTAAGTTGTATAAATACTTACATATCCTTGTATCAGACAGACTATCTTTACATTACTCTATTTATTATCATGCTTAATTTGTTAGAACTCTTTAGTCTTCTCTTCCGTAACTATGTTTTGTACATATGCACAGTAATTCAGTCGACATAACTTTGAATAACCTACTAGGATTTATGATAATTATGTAGGATCTACTTGATGGGTCAGTCAGCAGGAGCACATATTGCAGCATGTGCCCTCATGGAGCAGGCAGTAAAAGAGTCTAGTGGACAGCCCATTTCTTGGAGTGTTACACAAATCAAAGCATACTTCGGTTTATCTGGAGGGTGAGATCTAGGTCCCTTCTTGATTAGCTTTATGTGGAAAGACTGTTTTG
The Brachypodium distachyon strain Bd21 chromosome 2, Brachypodium_distachyon_v3.0, whole genome shotgun sequence genome window above contains:
- the LOC100824692 gene encoding AAA-ATPase At3g50940, with amino-acid sequence MAMASPNNKALERYKSAVTAAASVMGAAMLLRRVVADFLPAGTSLGALLLLPPASARRHAVLIEEFDGALYNRVFLAAKAYVSTLLAAAPSSVPLMKASLPRGSGADQRVLLALRPGTAVVDVFGGAKLTWRLSRQQGRRGEDGGTREAFKLSFDAQHKDMVLGAYLPAVMARVEAMSQGQRQPRLYSNEWGKWRAVRLRNASTLATVAMDAELRQAVVEDLDRFLTRKEYYRQTGRAWKRGYLIHGPPGTGKSSLVAAISNHLHFDVYDLDVGGVRNNTELRKLLIRMKNRSILLVEDVDCALATAPRREGDGGSDGSSLAPAASKNHKVTLSGLLNMVDGLWSSSGHERILVFTTNHKDRLDPALLRPGRMDMHIHMGYCGFVAFRELAANYHGVDDHHPLFPEIEALLREVEVAPAEVAERLLMTDAADAAVEMVAKLLRDRKAGTGEEDGAGGYVKQKLHVGGPRRPRRLAPAPAPRRGGVGAASARRPVLGEEMGGSSRRGQGRGSGTGRHGRGRGRR
- the LOC100835212 gene encoding probable isoprenylcysteine alpha-carbonyl methylesterase ICME isoform X2; protein product: MRVKLASLMLGYRWMTQLLALAVYAILLMPGFLQVGYYYFFSSQVRRSIVYGEQPRNRLDLYIPKDNTRPCPVMAFVTGGAWIIGYKAWGALLGRRLAERGIIVACIDYRNFPQGTISDMVADASQGISFVCNNIASYGGDPNQIYLMGQSAGAHIAACALMEQAVKESSGQPISWSVTQIKAYFGLSGGYNIYNLVDHFHQRGLYRSIFLSIMDGEESLSRYSPEIVVKESSPQTIALLPPIVLMHGTDDYSIPSSASQTFVDVLQQVGAQARLLLYEGKTHTDIFLQDPLRGGKDPLVEDVLSVIHTDDATRRNIASAPTPRRLVFEWQLQLARRISPF
- the LOC100835212 gene encoding probable isoprenylcysteine alpha-carbonyl methylesterase ICMEL2 isoform X1, with amino-acid sequence MPKQGGNRGFWPCCARRPHASLVATHSHSSSFSSYLASASRLPSSSLLLPAPSHGTQTNSNLPTTTTPRRTVPSLRHSMQPPSSGGDAREADALLARSDSAGRRRRASPVQSASPAPQGWGGPRRQSSFRDDVGHAASETYLVTRLTFTLLQYLGLGYRWMTQLLALAVYAILLMPGFLQVGYYYFFSSQVRRSIVYGEQPRNRLDLYIPKDNTRPCPVMAFVTGGAWIIGYKAWGALLGRRLAERGIIVACIDYRNFPQGTISDMVADASQGISFVCNNIASYGGDPNQIYLMGQSAGAHIAACALMEQAVKESSGQPISWSVTQIKAYFGLSGGYNIYNLVDHFHQRGLYRSIFLSIMDGEESLSRYSPEIVVKESSPQTIALLPPIVLMHGTDDYSIPSSASQTFVDVLQQVGAQARLLLYEGKTHTDIFLQDPLRGGKDPLVEDVLSVIHTDDATRRNIASAPTPRRLVFEWQLQLARRISPF